From Aptenodytes patagonicus chromosome 1, bAptPat1.pri.cur, whole genome shotgun sequence, one genomic window encodes:
- the HEBP1 gene encoding heme-binding protein 1, translated as MLGMIKNSLLSTVEAWPYRVLSKGEKEQLSYEERVCEGGWFAAVEVMGKPFDEASKEGVLKLLKYVGGTNDKGVGMGMTAPVSMTAFPAEDGSLQQKVKVSLRIPSQFQANPPCPSDESIKIEERQEMTIYSTQFGGYAKEVDYVNYASKLESALGSEAAYRKDFYFCNGYDPPMKPYGRRNEVWFVKE; from the exons ATGCTGGGCATGATCAAGAACTCCCTGCTGAGCACGGTGGAGGCATGGCCCTACCGGGTGCTGAGCAAGGGGGAGAAG GAGCAGCTCAGCTACGAGGAGAGGGTGTGCGAGGGTGGGTGGTTTGCGGCGGTGGAGGTGATGGGGAAGCCATTCGACGAAGCCTCGAAGGAAGGGGTGCTCAAGCTCCTCAAGTATGTCGGAGGAACCAACGACAAAG GGGTTGGAATGGGCATGACTGCTCCTGTCTCCATGACTGCTTTTCCTGCTGAAGATGGCTCCTTACAGCAGAAAGTGAAGGTCTCTCTGCGGATCCCGAGCCAGTTTCAAGCCAACCCTCCTTGTCCTAGTGATGAAAGCATTAAGATTGAAGAGAGACAGGAGATGACCATTTATTCCAC GCAGTTTGGTGGCTATGCCAAAGAGGTGGATTACGTGAACTATGCTTCCAAGCTGGAGTCTGCTCTGGGGAGTGAAGCTGCATACCGCAAGGATTTCTACTTCTGCAATGGTTACGACCCCCCCATGAAGCCTTATGGCCGGCGCAATGAGGTCTGGTTTGTGAAAGAGTGA
- the LOC143159454 gene encoding uncharacterized protein LOC143159454, whose amino-acid sequence MVTLPLFLFFVLLPCSKSREEFLDQHQKWNYREGADKVNIEGINSITQTLEKWGNGIFWQMKHTLLNNPNALLPEFSSLRPVSAAVDNLVREVQSIRKRLEELNERLNVISKTVLPIRLNALQSQRRGNTQLRRLPMHRRRLYARRRPQRS is encoded by the exons ATGGTgactcttcctcttttcctcttcttcgtCCTCTTGCCCTGCAGTAAATCCCGGGAGGAATTTCTGGACCAGCATCAGAAATGGAACTACAGAGAAGGCG CTGATAAGGTCAACATCGAAGGCATTAACAGCATTACTCAAACACTTGAGAAATGGGGAAATGGCATCTTCTGGCAAATGAAACACACCCTGCTGAACAACCCGAACGCTTTACTGCCCGAGTTCTCCAG CCTCCGCCCTGTCTCCGCAGCTGTGGACAATCTTGTGAGGGAAGTCCAGTCGATAAGGAAAAGGCTAGAAGAACTGAATGAACGCCTCAACGTCATCAGCAAAACTGTCCTTCCCATCCGATTGAACGCTCTGCAGAGCCAGAGGCGTGGAAATACTCAGCTGCGGAGACTTCCGATGCATAGGAGAAGGTTGTATGCTCGCAGGAGACCTCAGAGGAGTTAA